The Porites lutea chromosome 4, jaPorLute2.1, whole genome shotgun sequence genome contains a region encoding:
- the LOC140933607 gene encoding neuropeptide FF receptor 2-like: MMNSTHLKASNSTLPVCGTVKCQFSVGSRVAIIFFFFLIFVASFIGNSILSFAIIRHKGMRRSSTNFSVLSLSLANILITVFCIPVFVIDAFIVDKWTFGVIGCKLVAFLQNLAINASIFTLVIISVEKFLVVCFPFRVRSQKTKVRYLVLGGWVVGIIQSSVYLSYKKLKMFDGIPYCIQVWPSFKTRQIFLVVEAVALRIIPLALMIVLHVVTIVKIKARLKYRAQENSAAKSAAVNVVGSQALKKRQRAVVMLVFIATAAAVTLFPHYCFRCWRLLANSEKVSDVYTFNIFITVFTWLLFFNSTCHPIIFGLMSSKYRKAAKRTLSITWKSPLGSSIGKKKRQQLILMAEQGGNFNPSAST, encoded by the coding sequence TTGCGGCACCGTAAAATGCCAGTTTTCCGTGGGCAGCAGAGTGGccattattttcttcttcttccttatCTTCGTTGCCTCTTTCATTGGGAACAGCATCCTGTCCTTTGCAATAATCCGCCATAAGGGGATGCGTCGAAGTTCGACCAACTTTTCCGTTCTGAGCCTCAGCCTCGCAAACATTCTTATCACAGTGTTCTGCATTCCGGTTTTTGTGATCGACGCTTTTATTGTAGATAAGTGGACGTTCGGTGTAATCGGCTGCAAACTGGTCGCTTTCCTTCAAAACCTTGCCATAAATGCCTCTATTTTCACACTCGTCATCATCAGCGTCGAGAAGTTCTTGGTTGTTTGCTTTCCATTTCGAGTACGTTCCCAGAAAACTAAAGTTCGCTACTTGGTTCTTGGCGGATGGGTTGTTGGAATCATCCAGTCATCGGTGTACTTGagttacaagaagttaaaaatgtTTGATGGAATTCCCTATTGTATCCAAGTCTGGCCTTCCTTCAAGACTCGGCAGATATTCCTTGTTGTTGAGGCAGTTGCCCTGCGTATCATTCCGCTCGCGCTCATGATTGTTCTCCATGTCGTCACAATCGTAAAAATCAAGGCAAGATTGAAGTATCGAGCGCAAGAAAACTCTGCAGCAAAGTCAGCAGCGGTGAATGTCGTTGGTTCGCAGGCCCTCAAGAAGAGACAGAGGGCTGTTGTTATGCTGGTGTTTATCGCCACTGCAGCTGCTGTAACCCTCTTTCCCCACTACTGCTTTAGGTGCTGGCGTTTGTTGGCTAATTCGGAGAAAGTTTCAGACGTCTACACTTTTAATATCTTTATTACCGTGTTCACATGGCTGCTCTTCTTTAACAGTACCTGTCATCCCATCATCTTTGGGCTCATGAGCTCCAAGTATCGCAAGGCAGCAAAAAGGACATTATCTATAACTTGGAAATCCCCACTAGGTTCGAGCATagggaaaaagaaaaggcaACAACTTATTCTAATGGCCGAGCAAGGTGGGAACTTTAACCCTTCAGCGTCGACTTAA